Proteins encoded within one genomic window of Desulfonatronospira thiodismutans ASO3-1:
- the prfB gene encoding peptide chain release factor 2 (programmed frameshift), which translates to MQQLSDIKARSDQVLQRFSSFWGRLDLESQKQRLEEIEHELSRPGAWDSPEKLTPILKEKSGLEESVSKYEQLHSLQEEVREWLEFADNDQSGEVLQALEDSLETLSRQLEKVELEALLSGKDDNNPAIVSIHPGAGGTEAQDWVEMLLRMYTRWAESKGFKLDYLDYLPGDEAGVKSVTLQVTGEYAYGLLKSERGIHRLIRISPFDASGRRHTSFASVDVYPQVSDDINIEVKEEDMRVDVFKASGPGGQHVNKTSSAIRITHMPTGIVVQCQSERSQRRNRDAALKILKAKLYDEEMKKLEDERQEKYAAKDSIAWGSQIRTYTLHSYRLVKDHRNNTEIYDVDSVLDGNIDTLIRNYLLYRHG; encoded by the exons ATTCAGCAGTTATCCGATATAAAAGCCCGTTCAGATCAGGTGCTTCAACGTTTTTCATCTTTCTGGGGGCGGCTT GACCTTGAATCCCAGAAGCAGCGACTGGAGGAGATCGAGCATGAACTGTCCCGGCCCGGGGCATGGGACAGTCCTGAAAAATTGACTCCCATACTCAAGGAGAAAAGCGGCCTGGAAGAAAGCGTCAGCAAGTACGAACAGTTGCACAGCTTACAGGAAGAGGTAAGGGAATGGCTGGAGTTCGCTGACAATGACCAGTCCGGTGAAGTCCTGCAGGCCCTGGAGGACAGCCTTGAGACCCTCAGCAGGCAGCTTGAAAAGGTTGAACTGGAAGCCCTGTTAAGCGGCAAGGACGATAATAACCCCGCTATTGTCTCCATTCATCCTGGAGCCGGAGGCACTGAAGCCCAGGACTGGGTGGAGATGCTTCTGCGCATGTATACCAGGTGGGCTGAAAGCAAAGGCTTTAAGCTGGATTACCTGGACTACCTGCCCGGAGACGAAGCAGGCGTCAAAAGCGTGACGCTGCAGGTTACAGGAGAGTATGCATACGGCCTTCTCAAGAGCGAAAGAGGCATACACCGCCTGATCCGCATTTCTCCCTTCGATGCCTCCGGGCGCAGGCACACCTCCTTTGCTTCAGTGGACGTGTATCCGCAGGTCTCCGACGATATCAATATCGAAGTCAAGGAAGAGGATATGCGGGTGGATGTCTTCAAAGCCAGCGGTCCGGGCGGGCAGCATGTAAACAAGACAAGCTCCGCCATCCGGATAACCCACATGCCGACTGGAATCGTTGTCCAGTGCCAGAGCGAAAGATCTCAGAGGCGCAACCGGGATGCCGCCCTGAAAATCCTGAAGGCCAAGCTTTACGATGAAGAAATGAAAAAGCTTGAAGACGAAAGGCAGGAAAAGTATGCAGCCAAGGACAGCATTGCCTGGGGAAGCCAGATCCGCACCTATACTCTTCATTCTTACCGGCTGGTAAAGGATCACAGGAACAACACCGAGATCTATGATGTGGACAGCGTCCTGGACGGAAACATCGACACCTTGATCCGCAACTATCTCCTGTACAGACATGGATAA
- a CDS encoding HU family DNA-binding protein, with translation MNKSELIKRLAEERDLSLEEATEIVTIFFDSMKEALQNGDRVEIRGFGSFKIKEYDGYQGRNPKTGKPVNVSPKRLPFFRAGKELKEYLNT, from the coding sequence ATGAACAAAAGTGAACTGATCAAGCGTCTGGCTGAAGAAAGGGATCTTTCTTTAGAGGAAGCTACGGAAATTGTGACCATTTTTTTCGATTCCATGAAGGAAGCCCTTCAAAACGGCGACAGGGTGGAAATAAGAGGGTTTGGAAGTTTTAAAATCAAAGAGTATGATGGGTATCAGGGCAGAAATCCCAAGACCGGAAAACCAGTCAATGTCAGTCCCAAAAGACTGCCGTTTTTCAGGGCCGGAAAAGAACTAAAGGAGTATTTGAATACTTGA
- the dapA gene encoding 4-hydroxy-tetrahydrodipicolinate synthase: protein MQFRGAYTALVTPFKNNQLDEEAYRNLIEWQLEQGIDGVVPCGTTGESATLSHEEHKRTISVCVDQVKGRVPVIAGAGSNCTSEAVDLTRYAKEAGADAALLITPYYNKPTPDGLLAHFKTIAREVPIPFFIYNVPGRTGLNVLPDTVARIFREVPEAVGIKEATGNLTQVSSVIEECGPDFTVLSGEDSIVLPLMAVGGHGVISVSSNIVPNMMHSLCKAYMDNDQEKAKKLHLEMAPLCRAMFFETNPIPVKTSLALMKKIELELRLPLVPMQEKNQARLKEVLQNKKLI from the coding sequence ATGCAGTTCCGTGGCGCTTATACTGCCCTGGTAACTCCATTTAAAAACAATCAGCTGGATGAAGAGGCTTATCGCAATCTCATCGAGTGGCAGCTGGAGCAGGGTATAGATGGTGTAGTCCCTTGCGGCACCACCGGAGAGTCCGCTACTCTCTCCCATGAAGAGCACAAGCGTACCATCAGCGTATGCGTGGACCAGGTCAAGGGGAGGGTGCCTGTAATAGCCGGCGCAGGCTCCAACTGCACCAGCGAAGCCGTTGATCTTACCAGGTATGCCAAGGAAGCAGGTGCTGATGCGGCCCTGCTCATCACTCCCTATTACAACAAACCCACTCCTGACGGTCTTCTGGCGCATTTCAAGACCATAGCCAGGGAAGTACCCATACCGTTTTTTATCTACAACGTACCTGGCAGGACCGGCCTGAACGTACTGCCGGATACCGTGGCCAGGATTTTCAGGGAAGTACCTGAAGCCGTGGGTATCAAAGAAGCCACCGGCAATCTGACCCAGGTCTCTTCAGTTATCGAGGAATGCGGGCCGGATTTTACTGTTCTTTCCGGGGAGGATTCCATCGTGCTGCCCCTTATGGCTGTGGGTGGACATGGAGTAATATCTGTCAGTTCCAACATCGTCCCCAATATGATGCACTCTCTGTGCAAGGCATATATGGACAACGATCAGGAAAAAGCCAAAAAGCTGCACCTTGAAATGGCTCCCCTTTGCCGGGCCATGTTTTTCGAGACAAATCCCATACCCGTAAAGACTTCCCTGGCCCTCATGAAAAAAATCGAGCTGGAACTAAGGCTGCCCCTGGTACCCATGCAGGAAAAAAACCAGGCCAGACTCAAGGAAGTCCTGCAGAACAAAAAACTGATTTAA
- a CDS encoding MinD/ParA family protein: MKHQNRTLSLSIVSGKGGVGKTNLSLNLAYALFQTAQNTLLVDCDLGLANLDVMLGISPEKNLNDILDKEARAEDIVYSLEDNGLGLIPAASGVTDILDLDEDQQMQIIQRMENLLYKYNFLLLDVGAGISRTVRAFCQMTHKQVVIITPEPTSLTDGYALIKVLHTRQKIDDFHILVNMVDSEKEARLGFERIRAACAKFLQLEVGYLGQVQNDPAVLDSVRKQTPFFKLSPRSRASRDIMNVAEKLTQLRSDAMESIASVPPLRMGEPVT, from the coding sequence ATGAAACATCAAAACAGGACTCTCAGTCTGTCCATCGTCAGCGGTAAGGGCGGGGTGGGCAAGACTAATCTTTCCCTGAATCTGGCATATGCTCTTTTTCAGACTGCTCAGAACACCCTGCTGGTGGACTGCGATCTGGGCCTGGCCAACCTGGATGTTATGCTGGGCATTTCTCCTGAAAAAAACCTTAACGATATATTAGACAAAGAAGCCAGGGCCGAAGATATTGTTTACAGTCTGGAAGACAACGGCCTGGGACTGATTCCAGCAGCTTCCGGAGTAACGGACATCCTGGATCTGGACGAGGACCAGCAGATGCAGATTATCCAGCGCATGGAAAACCTGCTTTACAAATACAATTTCCTGCTCCTGGACGTGGGTGCAGGCATCAGCAGGACGGTCCGGGCTTTTTGCCAGATGACCCACAAACAGGTGGTTATAATTACTCCAGAGCCCACTTCCCTTACCGACGGCTACGCCCTGATAAAGGTTCTGCACACAAGGCAGAAAATCGATGATTTTCATATCCTGGTGAATATGGTGGATTCTGAAAAAGAGGCCAGGCTGGGATTTGAAAGAATTAGAGCCGCCTGCGCCAAGTTTTTGCAGCTTGAAGTAGGGTATCTGGGTCAAGTACAGAATGACCCGGCTGTACTCGACTCTGTGCGCAAGCAGACTCCTTTTTTCAAGCTTTCTCCGCGGTCCAGGGCATCCAGGGATATCATGAACGTGGCCGAGAAGCTGACCCAGCTACGTTCTGATGCCATGGAGAGTATTGCTTCGGTTCCTCCCCTGCGCATGGGAGAACCGGTTACTTGA
- a CDS encoding chemotaxis protein CheW, whose protein sequence is MENHTQKKDADLLQMVTFNIGGEEFGVEILTVQEIIRMMQITKVPKAPDFVEGVINLRGKVIPVIDLRKRFGLDSRGHDKNTRIVVVEINKMIVGFIVDSVSEVLRIPADTVEPPPPVVAGLDSEYISGVGKLEDRLLILLDLDRLLSREEKKVLSQV, encoded by the coding sequence ATGGAAAATCACACCCAGAAAAAGGATGCCGACCTGCTGCAGATGGTCACTTTCAATATCGGCGGCGAAGAATTCGGTGTGGAGATTCTCACGGTTCAGGAAATCATCAGGATGATGCAGATTACCAAGGTGCCCAAAGCCCCTGATTTTGTAGAAGGGGTGATCAACCTCAGAGGCAAGGTGATACCGGTGATAGACCTGCGCAAGAGATTCGGCCTGGACTCCAGGGGCCATGACAAGAACACCCGGATTGTCGTTGTGGAGATCAACAAAATGATCGTAGGCTTTATTGTCGATTCCGTCTCAGAAGTTCTGAGAATCCCTGCAGATACTGTCGAACCTCCGCCTCCGGTGGTGGCCGGACTTGATTCGGAATATATAAGCGGTGTAGGCAAGCTTGAAGACAGGTTGCTCATTTTGCTGGACCTGGACAGGCTGCTAAGCCGGGAAGAAAAAAAGGTCTTGAGTCAGGTTTAA
- a CDS encoding RNA recognition motif domain-containing protein: MTNLYVGNLPWSTTEAQLRDLFAEYGEVSSAKIIEDRETGRSRGFGFVEMENGADEAIESLNGTDFGGRNIKVNVAKPKREARF, from the coding sequence ATGACCAATCTGTATGTGGGCAACCTGCCCTGGAGCACTACTGAGGCCCAACTCCGCGATCTTTTTGCTGAATATGGAGAGGTAAGCTCGGCAAAGATCATTGAGGACCGCGAAACCGGCCGTTCCCGGGGGTTTGGTTTTGTGGAAATGGAAAACGGTGCTGACGAGGCCATTGAAAGTCTCAACGGGACTGATTTCGGAGGCCGCAACATCAAGGTCAATGTGGCCAAGCCCAAACGTGAAGCTCGCTTCTAA
- the pyrR gene encoding bifunctional pyr operon transcriptional regulator/uracil phosphoribosyltransferase PyrR: MVSRVILNAKQMQKTLERLASQVWEQTADTETPALIGIQRRGVDLAARMQKMLEEKTGQEIRLGKLDINLYRDDWTKMTSTPVINSTKIPFSVDGKTLILVDDVLYTGRTIRSALDALLDFGRPGCIKLLVLIDRGHRELPIHADFVGKKVNTSRKEQVDVVLRERDGDDRVMLQEAENELE, encoded by the coding sequence ATGGTATCACGAGTAATTCTAAACGCCAAGCAGATGCAGAAAACTCTGGAGAGGCTTGCTTCCCAGGTGTGGGAACAGACAGCCGACACTGAAACCCCGGCGCTCATTGGAATTCAGCGCAGGGGAGTGGATCTGGCCGCAAGGATGCAGAAAATGCTTGAAGAAAAGACCGGACAGGAAATAAGACTGGGCAAGTTAGATATAAATCTTTACCGGGATGACTGGACAAAAATGACTTCAACCCCGGTAATAAACAGTACAAAAATACCTTTTTCCGTGGACGGAAAAACCCTGATACTAGTGGACGATGTGCTGTACACTGGACGGACCATTAGAAGCGCTCTGGATGCCCTTCTGGATTTCGGACGTCCCGGGTGCATCAAGCTTCTGGTGCTCATTGACCGCGGCCACCGGGAATTGCCCATCCATGCGGACTTTGTGGGCAAAAAAGTGAACACCTCCAGAAAGGAACAAGTGGATGTTGTGCTTCGGGAAAGAGACGGCGATGACAGAGTGATGCTGCAGGAGGCTGAAAATGAATTAGAGTGA
- a CDS encoding alpha-hydroxy-acid oxidizing protein, protein MNWNDITKEAKEKLKGYCRVCPVCDGRMCAGEVPGMGGMGTGEAFKVNLKALARYRLRMRAVHGVKKPDTGIRLWGRDFKTPIMAAPMTGTTYNMGGQITEQEFIDHIISGSIDSGSIGFSGDGADPAMFDSGVQAIKNNQGQGIPIIKPRAQEEIVKRIRSAEEAGAMAVGVDIDGAGLVTMALKGQAVGPKDKHEIKELVQSTDLPFVLKGIMTIDDALDALEAGVSTIVVSNHGGRVLDHTPGAAEVLPEISEMVRGRMTIIADGGVRSGSDVIKLLALGADAVLVGRPLITGAFGGGKEGVSFVLNKYTQELIQAMLLTGVPDVEKVCPRILDHRD, encoded by the coding sequence ATGAACTGGAATGACATCACCAAAGAGGCCAAGGAAAAACTGAAGGGATACTGCCGGGTCTGCCCGGTGTGCGACGGCCGCATGTGTGCCGGTGAAGTGCCCGGAATGGGCGGAATGGGCACAGGCGAAGCGTTCAAGGTAAATCTTAAAGCACTGGCCCGCTACCGGCTGAGAATGCGCGCGGTACACGGAGTAAAAAAACCGGACACAGGCATCAGGCTGTGGGGCAGGGATTTCAAGACTCCCATTATGGCCGCTCCCATGACCGGAACCACTTACAATATGGGCGGACAGATCACCGAACAGGAGTTTATCGATCATATAATTTCCGGAAGCATTGATTCCGGAAGCATCGGCTTTTCCGGGGACGGAGCAGACCCGGCCATGTTCGACAGCGGAGTCCAGGCCATAAAAAACAACCAGGGGCAGGGCATACCCATCATCAAGCCCAGGGCCCAGGAAGAGATAGTAAAACGTATCAGAAGCGCTGAAGAGGCCGGGGCCATGGCTGTCGGAGTGGATATTGACGGAGCAGGCTTAGTGACCATGGCCCTCAAGGGCCAGGCAGTGGGACCCAAGGACAAGCACGAAATAAAAGAACTGGTTCAGTCTACTGATCTTCCCTTTGTACTCAAGGGAATCATGACCATTGACGATGCCCTGGACGCTCTGGAAGCAGGGGTTTCAACCATAGTGGTCTCCAATCACGGGGGAAGGGTCCTGGATCATACCCCTGGGGCCGCAGAAGTTCTGCCGGAAATATCCGAAATGGTCAGAGGACGCATGACGATTATTGCTGACGGCGGTGTACGTTCGGGATCGGATGTAATAAAGCTTCTGGCCCTGGGCGCGGATGCCGTACTTGTAGGAAGGCCGCTTATCACCGGAGCGTTTGGAGGAGGAAAGGAAGGGGTGTCTTTCGTTTTAAACAAGTACACGCAGGAACTTATCCAGGCCATGCTTCTCACCGGTGTGCCGGATGTGGAAAAAGTATGCCCCAGGATTCTGGACCACCGGGATTAA
- a CDS encoding heavy metal translocating P-type ATPase, producing MSEDKKTFGLDKPPESLKENSGKNNPPVILKITGMSCASCVRRVEKALTDIEGVRTAEVNLSTEKATVFLEDRVSLAELTEAVESIGFGAQPVDQHQAVLDIEGMTCASCVRRVEKALSDVPGVLQAEVNFASERALITYTGGPETLASLQKAVEESGYKVVHAGTEQKESEDREREVREKQMKRLVRDVVSGAAVTTVVLIGSIPHMMPMWSDWVPAFLSNVYVLLILSTYVQFVAGWRFYQGAYGALRHLTADMNVLVAMGTTSAWLYSAAMTLFPGFLTNLGFPYQLYYDVATVITTLILVGRLMEARAKGRTSEAIRRLMGMQARSARVRRNGEDIEIPVEEVQLGDVVLVRPGERVPVDGEITSGSSTVDESMLTGESMPVTKKPGHEVIGGTINKVGSFQFRATKIGRDTALARIIQLVEQAQGSKAPIQKMVDQIAAYFVPAVLSVALLSFVFWSIYGPEPQLTFALTTFIAVLIIACPCALGLATPTAIMVGMGRGAENGILIKNAETLQLTHKLQTVVLDKTGTLTRGEPQVMDLLPEQGTEAHDLLRLAASVEQGSEHPLGEAVVRHAREQGLNLGSAESFDAVPGQGIKAFMEGTEILAGNLRLMQQFKVSTGPWEERAMELAHEGKTPMYVARDGKMAGMIAVADPLKDTSREAVQDMRKMGLEVIMLTGDNQATARAIGRQLDIDRVFAEVLPQDKADYVTSLQQEGRRVAMVGDGINDAPALASADVGIAIGTGTDVAMETADVTLISGDLRGVPTAISLSRATTRTIRQNLFWAFIYNIVLIPVAAGVLYPFYGIILNPMLAGAAMAVSSVSVVTNSLRLRSFKPRK from the coding sequence ATGTCTGAAGACAAAAAAACTTTCGGGCTGGACAAGCCTCCGGAGTCTTTGAAAGAAAACTCCGGCAAAAATAACCCTCCGGTTATCCTGAAAATCACCGGCATGTCCTGTGCCTCCTGCGTACGCCGAGTGGAAAAGGCCCTTACAGATATTGAAGGGGTAAGAACCGCTGAAGTCAACCTTTCCACAGAAAAGGCCACTGTCTTCCTTGAAGACCGGGTTTCTCTTGCAGAGTTGACAGAGGCCGTGGAAAGTATCGGTTTTGGTGCTCAACCCGTGGACCAGCACCAGGCGGTTCTGGATATTGAGGGCATGACCTGTGCCTCCTGCGTGCGCCGGGTGGAAAAGGCCCTGTCTGATGTTCCCGGAGTGCTGCAGGCAGAAGTTAATTTTGCCTCTGAGCGTGCACTGATCACATATACCGGAGGTCCGGAAACACTTGCTTCCCTTCAGAAAGCAGTGGAAGAAAGCGGTTACAAGGTGGTCCATGCCGGCACAGAACAGAAAGAAAGCGAGGACAGGGAACGTGAGGTCCGGGAAAAACAGATGAAACGCCTGGTCAGGGATGTTGTTTCCGGGGCGGCGGTAACCACTGTTGTCCTTATAGGCAGTATTCCCCACATGATGCCCATGTGGTCGGACTGGGTGCCTGCTTTCTTAAGCAATGTATATGTTCTCCTGATTCTCTCCACCTACGTACAGTTTGTTGCCGGGTGGCGTTTTTACCAGGGTGCATATGGGGCATTGCGGCATCTGACCGCGGATATGAACGTCCTGGTGGCCATGGGCACCACCTCGGCCTGGCTTTACAGCGCGGCCATGACCCTTTTCCCCGGTTTTCTGACCAACCTGGGTTTTCCTTATCAGCTTTATTACGACGTGGCCACGGTCATCACCACTCTTATCCTTGTGGGCCGGCTCATGGAGGCCCGGGCCAAGGGACGCACTTCCGAAGCCATTCGCCGGCTCATGGGCATGCAGGCCCGCAGTGCAAGGGTAAGACGAAACGGTGAAGACATTGAAATACCAGTGGAAGAAGTGCAGCTGGGGGATGTTGTCCTGGTCCGCCCCGGAGAAAGGGTTCCTGTGGACGGGGAGATAACATCCGGTTCCTCCACTGTTGACGAATCCATGCTCACCGGGGAAAGCATGCCTGTGACCAAGAAGCCCGGCCATGAAGTCATAGGCGGAACCATAAACAAGGTGGGAAGCTTTCAGTTCAGGGCTACAAAGATCGGCCGGGATACTGCTCTGGCCAGGATAATCCAGCTGGTGGAACAGGCCCAGGGATCCAAGGCCCCTATTCAGAAGATGGTGGACCAAATAGCGGCATACTTTGTGCCCGCAGTTCTAAGTGTAGCACTTCTGAGCTTTGTTTTCTGGTCCATTTACGGGCCTGAACCGCAGTTGACCTTTGCCCTGACCACCTTTATCGCTGTGCTTATAATAGCCTGCCCCTGCGCCCTGGGTCTGGCCACTCCCACGGCCATAATGGTGGGTATGGGCAGAGGTGCTGAAAACGGCATTCTCATCAAGAACGCCGAGACATTGCAGCTTACGCACAAGCTGCAGACAGTGGTCCTGGACAAAACCGGCACACTTACCCGTGGTGAGCCCCAGGTCATGGACCTGCTGCCGGAACAGGGCACTGAAGCCCATGATCTTCTGCGCCTGGCGGCATCCGTTGAACAGGGATCTGAACACCCCTTAGGAGAGGCTGTTGTGCGTCATGCAAGGGAACAGGGCCTGAACCTGGGTTCTGCAGAATCCTTTGACGCTGTTCCAGGGCAGGGGATAAAGGCCTTTATGGAGGGCACAGAGATCCTTGCCGGCAATCTTCGCCTTATGCAGCAGTTCAAGGTTTCTACCGGCCCCTGGGAGGAAAGGGCCATGGAACTGGCCCACGAAGGCAAGACTCCCATGTACGTGGCCAGGGACGGAAAAATGGCCGGGATGATCGCCGTGGCCGATCCCCTGAAGGATACATCCAGGGAAGCGGTACAGGACATGCGCAAAATGGGCCTGGAAGTGATCATGCTCACCGGGGACAATCAAGCCACCGCCCGGGCCATAGGGCGGCAGCTGGACATTGACCGGGTCTTTGCCGAGGTCCTTCCTCAGGACAAGGCTGATTATGTGACCAGTCTGCAGCAGGAAGGCAGACGCGTGGCGATGGTCGGAGACGGCATCAACGATGCCCCGGCCCTGGCCAGTGCCGACGTGGGCATAGCCATTGGCACTGGCACGGACGTGGCCATGGAAACAGCGGACGTAACCCTCATAAGCGGCGACCTGCGCGGTGTGCCCACGGCCATCTCCCTTTCCAGGGCAACTACCAGGACAATCCGCCAGAATCTTTTCTGGGCCTTTATCTACAATATTGTCCTGATACCCGTTGCTGCCGGCGTATTGTATCCCTTTTACGGAATCATACTCAATCCCATGCTGGCCGGAGCGGCCATGGCCGTAAGTTCCGTATCGGTGGTAACCAACAGTCTAAGACTACGTTCCTTTAAGCCGCGAAAGTAA
- the dapF gene encoding diaminopimelate epimerase, translating into MKPLSSNMQQFFKMQGSGNDFILWDNTSLNLPGELMSRWAETLCPRGFGIGADGMIFLDNPRTQGHDFDWHFFNADGSRAEMCGNGSRCAARLAHRLGLAGREQVFGTDAGAVRAQVKDKGKVRVQLTPAENLQLHSILNFEESSPVNLHSVNTGVPHAVIICDDVHKVNVSGLGRMVRMHPDFAPAGTNVNFIQVKDRGHIYLRTYERGVEDETFACGTGAAASVVVASALGLCANSVQVVTSGKEHLNIDLQEQGVFLTGKADFIYQGMLFLDTFGLKIPGD; encoded by the coding sequence ATGAAACCTTTATCCTCGAATATGCAGCAGTTTTTTAAAATGCAGGGCAGCGGAAACGACTTTATCCTGTGGGACAATACCTCCCTTAATCTCCCCGGAGAACTGATGTCCCGGTGGGCAGAGACCCTGTGCCCCCGGGGATTCGGCATAGGTGCGGACGGGATGATATTTCTGGATAATCCCCGCACCCAGGGGCACGATTTTGACTGGCATTTTTTCAACGCCGACGGTTCCCGGGCTGAAATGTGCGGCAACGGCTCCCGTTGCGCAGCCAGACTGGCGCACAGGCTGGGCCTGGCCGGCAGGGAGCAGGTTTTCGGAACTGATGCGGGAGCCGTACGGGCCCAGGTCAAAGACAAGGGTAAGGTCAGGGTGCAGTTGACTCCGGCTGAGAACCTGCAGCTGCACAGTATTTTAAACTTTGAGGAAAGCAGCCCGGTCAATTTACATTCGGTGAATACAGGGGTGCCGCATGCCGTGATCATATGCGATGATGTGCACAAGGTGAATGTGTCCGGGCTTGGCAGGATGGTCCGCATGCATCCGGACTTTGCACCTGCAGGTACCAATGTTAACTTTATTCAGGTCAAGGACAGGGGACACATTTATCTGCGCACTTATGAAAGGGGGGTGGAGGATGAAACTTTTGCCTGCGGGACCGGTGCTGCCGCCTCGGTCGTCGTTGCCTCAGCCCTGGGTCTGTGTGCAAATTCTGTTCAGGTGGTTACGTCGGGCAAAGAACACCTGAATATTGACCTGCAAGAACAAGGTGTTTTTCTGACCGGAAAGGCAGATTTCATTTACCAGGGGATGCTCTTCCTGGACACCTTCGGTTTGAAAATCCCAGGGGACTAA
- a CDS encoding GGDEF domain-containing protein: MDNPTFKSKQDQEKLVQELLELENLLRKQGGNHNPGETRGRIALVRLLDDLDQEDLEELKLKSRVDPAWLTLALDQEKFPALMEMQKNIENLTRARDRDALTGLYNRGFFQRILDREVERAFRFKLPLTLAMMDIDDFKKINDTCGHPCGDRVLQDLGGIIQQEIRAADYAARIGGEEFALILPGTGRYKSEPLFWRIMDSIRSRQVECPHSRHKVSYTVSIGAATYRGKTEITAERLISEVDRQLYKVKEHGKDSISAEIFQDAVNEEALVQKAEKNFLLG, translated from the coding sequence ATGGATAACCCCACTTTCAAGAGTAAGCAGGACCAGGAAAAACTCGTGCAGGAACTGCTGGAACTGGAAAACCTCCTGCGTAAACAGGGTGGAAACCACAACCCCGGGGAAACCAGGGGAAGGATCGCTCTGGTTCGATTGCTCGACGATCTTGACCAGGAAGATTTAGAGGAACTAAAGCTTAAATCCAGGGTAGACCCCGCATGGCTCACCCTGGCCCTGGACCAGGAAAAGTTCCCCGCCCTCATGGAGATGCAGAAAAACATCGAAAATCTCACCCGGGCCAGGGACAGGGATGCATTGACAGGATTGTACAATCGGGGTTTTTTTCAGCGGATACTGGACAGGGAAGTGGAAAGGGCCTTCAGGTTCAAGCTGCCCCTGACCCTGGCCATGATGGATATTGATGATTTCAAGAAAATAAACGATACCTGCGGACATCCTTGCGGAGACAGGGTTCTACAGGATCTGGGCGGTATTATTCAGCAGGAAATACGGGCTGCTGATTATGCCGCACGCATTGGCGGAGAGGAGTTTGCCCTGATTCTGCCCGGAACAGGCAGATATAAATCCGAGCCCTTGTTCTGGCGCATCATGGACAGTATCCGCAGCAGGCAGGTTGAATGCCCTCACAGCAGGCACAAGGTGAGCTATACCGTTTCCATTGGTGCTGCTACATACAGAGGGAAAACCGAAATCACGGCTGAAAGGCTGATTTCAGAAGTGGACAGGCAGCTGTACAAGGTCAAAGAGCATGGTAAGGATTCGATCAGCGCCGAGATATTCCAGGATGCAGTCAACGAAGAAGCCCTGGTACAAAAGGCTGAAAAGAATTTTTTGCTGGGATAA